A genome region from Festucalex cinctus isolate MCC-2025b chromosome 17, RoL_Fcin_1.0, whole genome shotgun sequence includes the following:
- the med1 gene encoding mediator of RNA polymerase II transcription subunit 1, which yields MAAAAAPGVVMQRSPATELSLPVPPAGGQPHGERLKTEEVTESEKQSRMAALLERLHAKHNASRPWQETSKVVRQAMEKRGMMNAAGHQLLLTCLETLQRALKVSSLPSMTDRLESIARQNMLGSHLSPSGTECYITSDMFYVEVQLDGVGQLVDVKVAHQGENPTSCPELIQHLREKNFEEFSKHLKGLVDLYKLPGDNKLKTKMYIALQSLELDLTKMMHMFRLATNANAVETILHGNVGLLTARSGGHLVTLQCYVSPYDIFEEGMGVHVNLTDANVPRSLGVSVSVTIEGTANTYKLPIAPLITGSHPVDNKGTPSFSTVTNSNCVDLPACFFLKMNQPMPFSQSFIHRLGNATAIPVFEGTPSMSALYQLIVQSQLQSPEEGGATLPPSRNMHFYSVLPDQQHCYFLNGDAPVQDGHSLQGALVSKIPFRHPAQVPLLLDIIRHQAAYNTLIGSCVKRTSIKEDSIGLLQFEVCPLTDSSFSVSFQHPVNESLVCVVMDVIDSRQVSCKLYKGLSDALICTDDFITKVVQRCMSIPVTMRAIRRKAETIQADTPALSLIAQTVETMVKNNPPPSGSPAYNMAGGDVTNPMGLLGLAGGSTPTGGGPPGGPNFTGPITSLFGMSRNERQGGDCQAQGGQQQQQVQQQQQQQQQQQQQGQGHTDDYSKVTQNPILTSLLQITGSVGSSPSSQNAPPPHQTPPPTSSPASNTKNHPMLMNLLKDNPSQDFAALYGSSPLERQNSSSGSPRPDSMGGACPGGGVKGKKKRPRVPEKGGLLPGAPGAGGAAGGGLGMKSQQASSMSHHQHHAVSHEDDFHRELLSMDVDASQNSIFDVNLAGDGLDTPHSITPAPSQCGTPPSGPSMPYPPSHIQAQPPPGAVPPRMVRLSSSDSIGPDITEILSDLPEQTGKAGSGGQHPMGGGGDEAGPLGTPIRDSSSSGQGSAVFDSADIFNTNSNENPFTDAADLIAEAAATPTSDSSSTNFFPDAADFNPDLLNSGHGIPQNCFEDSSPSADGDMDLVKGFSGNSQQNTPSGTPQNPTSHGQSTPEPSLKDPFDMGMFFGGNSGTGKPLLGQAPDLGDTHFGGSQSPLMIGLGPACVDFKSADSKVKQQNLMRQKDENGSGGGSGSGMGSLSAEGKQVKRSRTPSSEGKSKEKQPKRKKMDPDGKSPSHSSGGRPYTPPSGGSGSGGSLSGGGSKSPGSSGCSQTPPGGATPPIPKITIQIPKGTITGSKTSSHSGYTSSSSASSGTGGTGGTGGSKSHHSHSSSGKIKSKEGSMAQGSSSKSAGGTGISGGPSHSKGSSQGMGVGKPGSSPITKHGLSGAGSSGSGLGTGNKIKTQGGKPPGSLMNPSIKPNISPSHSRSGSSGEKLSSPMKIQQSQVPGTPPSSKAKSPMGSGGGSSGGSKSSSGGGMSSQKPMSGTPSTSTSSSSNSSTSSASMGFSGGSQSQYSAGGGASGGGGGCSGGAGQNNANNPNAKGKSPSRNKKPSLTAVIDKLKSVGGVGEDGCEVGPPGGPPGTPAGNVPGNAPPSNMAPAKHAPSSQSGDYKRERSDKDGKAKVSVSGGASGDKKLVDPKTGGVSGSGLAKFIISKPDGGSPSIKAKVTLQKGGEGPGDSMRPQMGGLKASPLFSGSTPKHDRSSPSHSRSPGGHTPLNHDSESESGSSSVAEKSHQNSPSSDDDQTPRALAAQQDYMSAVPPPASGEKHKKHKKEKKKRERERERDKEKKKSGGASSHSMKADGWSRSPISASESSLSMLASERPSRSSPMFMRNEDDDLMDSALTGNL from the exons atggcggcggcggcggcgcctggTGTTGTTATGCAGCGCAGTCCGGCCACGGAGCTTTCTCTCCCGGTCCCCCCGGCGGGGGGCCAGCCTCACGGGGAGCGGCTGAAAACTGAAGAAGTGACCG AATCGGAGAAGCAGAGTCGGATGGCTGCCTTGCTGGAGAGGCTTCACGCCAAGCATAACGCGTCCCGCCCATGGCAGGAGACCAGCAAGGTTGTGCGTCAGGCCATG GAGAAACGCGGGATGATGAACGCCGCCGGTCACCAGTTGCTGCTCACCTGTTTGGAGACCCTGCAGAGGGCGCTAAAAG TGTCATCTTTGCCTTCCATGACAGATCGTCTCGAGTCCATTGCGAGACAAAACAT GCTGGGCTCCCACCTGAGCCCGTCCGGAACCGAGTGCTACATCACTTCGGATATGTTTTACGTGGAGGTGCAACTGGACGGCGTTGGCCAGCTGGTCGATGTCAAGGTTGCTCATCAGGGAGAAAACCCAACG AGCTGCCCCGAGTTGATTCAACATCTAAG GGAGAAGAACTTTGAGGAGTTTTCCAAGCATCTTAAGGGACTGGTCGACCTGTATAAGCTACCTGGAGACAa TAAACTGAAAACAAAGATGTATATTGCCTTGCAATCTCTGGAGCTGGATCTCACTAAGATGATGCACATGTTTCG GCTGGCAACCAACGCCAATGCCGTCGAGACGATCCTCCATGGCAACGTGGGCCTGCTGACAGCcaggagcggcggccatcttgtcaccCTCCAGTGCTACGTGTCGCCATATGACATATTCGAGGAGGGGATGGGTGTGCATGTCAACTTGACGGACGCCAATG TGCCACGCTCACTGGGTGTTAGTGTTTCCGTCACCATCGAGGGAACGGCCAACACCTACAAGCTCCCAATTGCGCCCCTCATCACTGGATCGCACCCGGTGGACAACAAGGG AACACCTTCCTTTTCCACGGTGACCAACTCCAACTGCGTGGACCTGCCAGCTTGTTTTTTCCTCAAGATGAATCAGCCCATGCCCTTCTCCCAGTCATTTATTCACAGGCTGGGCAACGCGACAG CGATCCCAGTGTTTGAAGGCACCCCAAGCATGTCTGCTCTCTATCAGCTGATTGTCCAGAGCCAACTTCAGTCCCCGGAGGAGGGCGGAGCCACGTTGCCACCATCACGCAACATGCACTTCTACTCA GTGCTGCCAGACCAGCAGCACTGCTACTTCCTGAACGGCGACGCCCCGGTGCAGGACGGGCATTCCCTGCAGGGCGCCCTGGTGAGCAAGATCCCCTTCCGCCACCCGGCCCAGGTGCCCCTCCTGCTGGACATCATTCGGCACCAGGCGGCCTACAACACCTTGATTGGCAGCTGTGTGAAGCGGACGTCTATCAAAGAAG ACAGCATCGGCCTGCTGCAGTTTGAGGTTTGCCCCCTGACCGACTCGAGCTTCAGCGTCTCTTTCCAGCATCCCGTCAATGAATCGTTAGTTTGTG TTGTGATGGATGTGATAGATTCCAGACAGGTGTCCTGCAAACTATATAAAGGGCTGTCTGACGCGCTGATCTGCACCGATGACTTCATAACCAAAGTGGTCCAGAG GTGTATGTCCATCCCTGTGACAATGCGGGCCATCCGGAGAAAAGCGGAGACCATCCAGGCAGACACTCCAGCCTTGTCTTTGATCGCACAGACGGTGGAGACCATGGTGAAAAATAACCCGCCGCCATCCGGCAGTCCCGCTTACAACATGGCAGGCGGAGATGTGACCAACCCGATGGGACTCTTGGGACTCGCCGGCGGCAGCACGCCCACCGGAGGAGGACCCCCCGGCGGGCCTAATTTTACCGGGCCGATCACCTCTCTGTTCGGGATGTCTCGCAACGAAAGGCAAGGAGGTGATTGCCAGGCTCAGGGTgggcaacaacagcagcaggtgcaacaacagcagcagcagcaacaacagcagcagcagcagggtcAAGGTCATACGGACGACTACAGCAAAGTGACGCAGAATCCAATCCTGACAAGCCTTCTGCAGATAACAGGAAGTGTCGGTTCCAGTCCCAGCTCGCAGAATGCGCCGCCGCCTCACCAGACTCCGCCGCCGACGTCTTCGCCCGCGAGCAACACAAAGAATCACCCCATGCTGATGAACTTGTTGAAAGACAACCCTTCACAGGACTTTGCTGCCCTGTACGGTTCCAGTCCGCTTGAGAGGCAGAATTCATCCTCTGGGTCTCCTCGTCCCGACAGCATGGGGGGCGCTTGCCCCGGAGGAGGCGTAAAAGGCAAGAAGAAGCGCCCGCGGGTGCCCGAAAAGGGGGGCTTGCTGCCCGGGGCTCCGGGTGCAGGGGGAGCGGCCGGAGGTGGTTTAGGCATGAAATCTCAACAGGCGTCTTCCATGTCGCACCATCAGCACCACGCTGTCTCGCACGAGGACGACTTCCACCGCGAGCTCCTCTCGATGGACGTGGACGCGTCTCAGAACTCCATCTTTGACGTCAATCTGGCGGGGGATGGCTTGGACACACCCCACAGCATCACTCCGGCCCCGAGCCAATGCGGAACTCCGCCCTCTGGCCCCAGCATGCCTTACCCGCCGTCGCACATCCAGGCCCAGCCGCCGCCGGGCGCCGTACCGCCCCGCATGGTGCGCCTCTCCAGCTCCGACAGCATTGGACCGGACATCACGGAAATTCTGTCAGATTTGCCCGAGCAAACGGGTAAAGCCGGCAGCGGGGGCCAGCATCCGATGGGCGGGGGTGGTGACGAGGCAGGCCCGCTGGGGACCCCCATTCGTGACTCCTCTAGTTCAGGACAGGGCAGCGCCGTGTTTGACTCGGCAGACATTTTCAACACCAACAGCAACGAGAACCCATTCACCGACGCGGCCGACTTGATCGCCGAGGCGGCGGCTACACCCACCAGCGATTCCTCGTCCACGAACTTCTTCCCGGACGCCGCCGACTTCAACCCCGACCTACTGAACTCGGGCCACGGTATTCCGCAAAACTGCTTTGAAGACAGTTCACCCAGCGCCGACGGAGACATGGATCTGGTCAAGGGTTTTAGCGGCAACAGCCAGCAGAACACGCCGTCGGGCACGCCCCAGAATCCCACATCGCACGGGCAGAGCACCCCGGAGCCCTCGCTGAAAGACCCCTTTGATATGGGAATGTTTTTCGGAGGCAACAGCGGCACCGGGAAACCACTCCTGGGGCAAGCTCCAGATTTGGGAGACACTCATTTTGGAGGCTCCCAGAGCCCCCTCATGATAGGCTTGGGGCCGGCATGCGTTGATTTCAAAAGCGCAGATTCCAAAGTCAAACAGCAGAACCTCATGCGGCAAAAAGATGAGAACGGCAGCGGCGGAGGTAGCGGTTCTGGAATGGGAAGCCTTTCCGCCGAGGGCAAGCAGGTGAAACGCAGCAGGACTCCATCCAGTGAGGGCAAGTCCAAAGAGAAGCAGCCCAAACGGAAAAAAATGGATCCAGACGGGAAGTCGCCCTCCCACAGTTCAGGTGGACGGCCGTACACACCTCCCAGCGGCGGTTCTGGCTCCGGGGGTAGCTTGAGCGGAGGAGGCTCCAAGTCTCCGGGAAGTTCGGGATGCTCACAGACGCCACCCGGTGGCGCCACGCCTCCCATCCCCAAGATTACCATTCAGATCCCGAAAGGGACGATAACCGGCAGCAAAACCTCCTCCCATAGCGGCTACACGTCCAGCAGCTCCGCCTCGAGCGGGACGGGCGGAACTGGGGGCACGGGAGGCAGCAAAAGCCACCATTCCCATTCGTCTTCCGGGAAGATTAAATCCAAGGAAGGCTCCATGGCGCAAGGAAGCAGCTCAAAGTCCGCCGGCGGGACGGGGATCAGTGGGGGACCGTCCCATTCGAAGGGTTCCTCTCAGGGAATGGGCGTTGGCAAACCGGGCTCGTCCCCAATCACAAAACACGGACTCTCTGGTGCGGGAAGCAGCGGAAGTGGACTTGGGACTGGCAACAAGATCAAAACTCAAGGCGGAAAGCCTCCCGGGTCGCTTATGAATCCCAGCATCAAGCCCAACATCTCACCTTCTCACTCCCGCTCCGGAAGCTCCGGTGAAAAGCTCTCCTCGCCCATGAAAATCCAGCAGTCTCAGGTGCCGGGAACTCCACCTTCCTCTAAGGCCAAATCCCCAATGGGCTCCGGAGGTGGCAGCTCCGGAGGGTCCAAGTCGTCCTCCGGGGGAGGGATGAGCTCCCAGAAGCCGATGAGCGGGACACCCTCCACTTCCACATCCTCATCCTCCAACTCTTCTACTTCTTCCGCTTCCATGGGCTTCTCTGGAGGCTCCCAGTCTCAATATAGTGCAGGAGGCGGTGCAAGTGGCGGCGGAGGTGGCTGCAGCGGCGGAGCAGGCCAGAACAACGCCAACAACCCAAACGCCAAAGGAAAGTCTCCCAGTCGAAACAAGAAACCGTCCCTCACGGCGGTCATTGACAAACTGAAGAGTGTGGGCGGCGTGGGTGAGGACGGTTGTGAAGTTGGGCCACCTGGGGGCCCGCCTGGGACCCCGGCCGGTAACGTTCCTGGAAATGCCCCGCCTTCAAACATGGCCCCCGCCAAGCACGCTCCATCTTCCCAAAGTGGGGACTACAAACGGGAGAGGTCCGATAAAGACGGGAAGGCAAAAGTGTCCGTTTCGGGCGGGGCCAGCGGCGATAAAAAACTGGTGGACCCCAAAACGGGAGGGGTGAGCGGGAGCGGCCTGGCCAAGTTCATCATCAGCAAACCTGACGGTGGCTCGCCCAGCATCAAGGCCAAAGTCACCTTGCAGAAAGGCGGCGAGGGGCCCGGCGACTCCATGCGGCCGCAGATGGGCGGCCTGAAGGCCTCGCCACTCTTCAGCGGCTCCACCCCCAAGCACGACCGCTCGTCTCCGAGCCACAGCCGCTCTCCCGGCGGCCACACGCCCCTCAACCACGACAGCGAGAGCGAGTCGGGCAGCAGCTCGGTGGCCGAGAAGTCCCACCAGAACAGCCCCAGCTCCGACGACGACCAGACGCCGCGGGCGCTCGCCGCCCAGCAGGACTACATGAGCGCCGTGCCGCCGCCGGCCTCCGGCGAGAAGCACAAGAAACataagaaggagaagaagaagcgggagcGCGAGAGGGAGCGGgacaaagagaagaagaagtcgGGCGGAGCGTCGTCGCACTCAATGAAGGCGGACGGCTGGTCCCGCTCGCCCATCTCGGCCTCCGAGTCCTCGTTGTCCATGCTCGCCTCGGAGCGGCCCTCGCGCTCCAGTCCCATGTTCATGAGGAACGAAGACGACGACCTCATGGACTCGGCGCTCACTGGAAACCTTTAA